DNA from Desulfarculus baarsii DSM 2075:
CATCTTGCGCTGCAGGGGCTCGACCAGGCGCCGTTCGGCGGCGGAAAGCTCCTGGCGCACATCGTCGCGCAGGTCGTTGAACTGCTTCATCTTCTTTTTGAGTTCATACTCTTTCTGAATCTTGACGTCGCTCTTCATCATGTCTTGGGCGTCAAGCAGATAGCTGCGCAACTTGTTGATCTCGTCGCCCAACTCTTTCATTTCGTTCTGACGTTTTTCGGCCTGCCGCTTGAGTTCGGCCTGGGCCCGCTTGCCTTCCTTGCATTCGGTCATGGCCTGCATCATGTCGACCACAACGATCTTGCCCTCGGCCTTGGCCACCGCGGGAACCGCGGCCACGCCCATGATCATGAGCAGCCCCAGGCCGACCGCGGTGATTTTTCTGCTGACGAAAGTCATTGCAAAACTCTCCTGATTCCCGATCCATTTAGGTATTAGAACATGCTGCCGATGGTGAATTCCCAGTTGGCCGTGTCCTCGTCGGGTTGCGGATCGAGGACATAACCATACTCCAGGCGCAACGGCCCCAAGGGCGAAAGCCAGCGCACGCCCGCGCCGATGCTGCGGCGCATGTCGCCCACGTCATA
Protein-coding regions in this window:
- a CDS encoding OmpH family outer membrane protein; the protein is MTFVSRKITAVGLGLLMIMGVAAVPAVAKAEGKIVVVDMMQAMTECKEGKRAQAELKRQAEKRQNEMKELGDEINKLRSYLLDAQDMMKSDVKIQKEYELKKKMKQFNDLRDDVRQELSAAERRLVEPLQRKMLELVQAIGVKENYDLMMDKRSGVVYVPASRDITQEVISAYDAKYK